A window from Methylococcus mesophilus encodes these proteins:
- a CDS encoding RtcB family protein, which translates to MNIDRLEKIDAYTWRLNPETGMHVPAILYGDEALVRAMDDKVLEQASNVARLPGIVQASYAMPDAHWGYGFPIGGVAAFDAGAGGVVSAGGVGFDVSCGVRTLLTGLKRPAIEPVKPKLADALYADIPAGLGSHGKIRLDAKGLDAMLKGGAQWAVEQGWGEARDLARIEEHGRMEGARPENVSARAKERQRAEMGTLGSGNHYLEAQEVTEIFDAGAAQAFGIAEGDMVVSIHCGSRGLGHQIGTEYLRLMQGAAKQYGIALPDRELACAPIESEVGQDYLGAMRAAINCALANRQILTHLTRQVFARVLPAARLELLYDVSHNTCKFEEHLVDGERRHLYVHRKGATRAFGPSHPDLPAAFAETGQPVLIGGSMGTASYILAGTSRSETLSFASACHGAGRSMSRHQATRTWQGRQVIDQLAERGILIRSPSYRGVAEEAPGAYKDVHAVVQASDRAGLARLVARLEPIVCIKG; encoded by the coding sequence ATGAACATCGACCGCCTCGAAAAGATCGACGCCTACACTTGGCGCCTGAATCCGGAAACCGGCATGCACGTGCCCGCCATCCTGTACGGCGACGAGGCTCTGGTCCGCGCCATGGACGACAAGGTGCTGGAACAGGCCTCCAACGTCGCCCGGCTGCCGGGCATCGTCCAGGCCAGCTACGCCATGCCCGACGCCCACTGGGGCTATGGCTTTCCCATCGGCGGCGTGGCGGCTTTCGATGCCGGCGCGGGCGGCGTGGTTTCGGCCGGCGGCGTCGGCTTCGACGTCTCCTGCGGCGTGCGCACCCTGCTCACCGGCCTGAAGCGGCCCGCCATCGAACCGGTTAAACCCAAGCTGGCCGACGCCCTCTATGCCGACATCCCGGCCGGGCTCGGCAGCCACGGCAAGATCCGGCTGGACGCCAAGGGCCTCGATGCCATGCTGAAAGGCGGCGCGCAATGGGCGGTCGAACAGGGCTGGGGCGAGGCGCGCGACCTGGCCCGCATCGAGGAACACGGCCGCATGGAGGGCGCCCGGCCGGAAAACGTCTCGGCCCGCGCCAAGGAACGCCAGCGCGCGGAAATGGGCACCCTCGGCTCGGGCAACCACTACCTGGAAGCCCAGGAAGTGACCGAGATTTTCGACGCGGGGGCCGCTCAGGCCTTCGGCATCGCGGAAGGCGACATGGTCGTCAGCATCCATTGCGGCTCGCGCGGCCTGGGCCATCAGATCGGCACCGAGTACCTGCGCCTCATGCAGGGTGCGGCCAAGCAATACGGCATCGCCCTGCCCGACCGGGAACTGGCCTGCGCGCCCATCGAATCGGAAGTCGGCCAGGATTACCTCGGCGCCATGCGCGCCGCCATCAACTGCGCCCTCGCCAACCGCCAGATACTCACCCACCTCACCCGGCAGGTTTTCGCCCGCGTGCTGCCCGCGGCCCGGCTGGAGCTGCTGTACGACGTCTCCCACAACACCTGCAAGTTCGAGGAGCATCTCGTGGACGGCGAGCGCCGCCATCTGTATGTCCACCGAAAGGGCGCAACCCGCGCCTTCGGCCCCAGCCATCCGGACCTGCCGGCGGCATTCGCCGAAACCGGCCAGCCCGTCCTCATCGGCGGCTCCATGGGCACGGCGTCCTACATCCTGGCCGGCACTTCGCGGAGCGAGACGCTCTCCTTCGCCTCCGCCTGCCACGGCGCCGGCCGCAGCATGAGCCGCCACCAGGCCACCCGGACTTGGCAGGGGCGGCAGGTGATCGACCAGCTCGCCGAACGCGGCATCCTCATCCGCAGTCCTTCGTACCGGGGCGTCGCCGAGGAAGCCCCCGGCGCCTACAAGGACGTCCACGCCGTGGTGCAGGCCTCCGACCGGGCCGGGCTAGCGCGACTGGTCGCCCGGCTGGAACCCATCGTCTGCATCAAGGGCTAA
- a CDS encoding archease produces MTDPTPSRWEHFEHMADIGVRGFGPTPAEAFAQAALALSAVICDPASIRETEKVEVECEATDLELALADWLNALVYEMAVRGMVFGRFQVDIADGRLKGRAWGEPVDPLRHRPAVEIKGATYTELKVEREAGGLWHAQCVVDV; encoded by the coding sequence ATGACCGACCCAACCCCTTCCCGCTGGGAGCATTTCGAGCACATGGCCGACATTGGCGTGCGCGGCTTCGGCCCCACGCCGGCGGAAGCCTTCGCCCAGGCGGCGCTGGCGCTGTCGGCGGTGATCTGCGATCCGGCCTCGATCCGGGAAACGGAAAAAGTCGAAGTGGAATGCGAGGCTACCGATCTCGAACTGGCGCTGGCGGACTGGCTCAACGCACTCGTCTACGAAATGGCGGTGCGGGGGATGGTGTTCGGCAGGTTCCAGGTCGACATCGCCGACGGCCGGCTGAAGGGCCGCGCCTGGGGCGAACCGGTGGACCCGCTGCGCCATCGGCCCGCGGTGGAAATCAAGGGCGCGACCTACACCGAGCTCAAGGTGGAACGCGAAGCGGGCGGTCTGTGGCACGCGCAGTGCGTGGTGGACGTTTGA
- a CDS encoding alpha-2-macroglobulin family protein: MEVLRWGPGNLFPRLFLAAILPILAGCGKGQETVSPSVYLLNHRHWTPALVLNFPQEVAPLGAVGEAPGVPPQLTPPLDGAWRWDDPSRLVFLPASTTIQPGAALTISLQGLSLREGYRIAAGSLPYRTPPLSVLIQTCRWQESRQAPFQRSLEAVLDFNYPVETPALAAVLGKNSPLALHSDKGSRVTVHSGALLRPDKDSVLRFEVKPGDLQLRNRDGAGGAALLAQGTSCELPVLRADWDRLGEPQKPAPTVSDIELGLEDGGLTVRLKGKDLTQSATKTSAGEPAGNGIALEPATPGVWRYGEAAGGPDLIFTPAQPLKPGTAYRVDLDAAAFPGAAFAQPRISKPYRTAEMRGEIGDIQLYSDPADPARKRITARLSFTYPPQRESLAANAAALLRVEPAKTFTDQRVRSLPYELVYDEKNPRLAYLKTAPIAIPEEPGEVRIILDKGILSSLGGEPQREQIERNFPIPGARDYLKVTELDSRSVVKADGDIERLLVLRTTVPLKDPGALPQSVEAYLLPDCRQENPQRPELCQAREIEEWTSADQADGDAIALAQPVPVAAKPAEDEDKTLRYLSFTAPEKRQLLVRVKKGLESVDGFRLAEDARYLVELGENQRELKILHDGALLSLTGSKKLGVAVRGVNKVQVELQRVLPHNLHHFARFTRGDFQNPWLRLSIEHFAEKFAYEEALPPGKEMARQYFAVDFGRFLRDKGFPPRGLFLLTVKEKKAEAKTCGEPENAEAGGEPDPTVAEVSADPAADSEEAPADCSEGEAESDESEGTPPSDTRLVLLTDLGLLVKTGKDGRQDAYVMSFRSGQPVAGAEVSLLGTNGVPVSSGKSDEQGHVSLPSTEGLKAEKTPAVYLAEKDGDLAFLPFARDNRLLDVARFDIDGLRDTAESLHAYLFSDRGIYRPGDTVHIGLILRRRDWSALPAGLPLKAVVTDPEDAEVMSKTLAFGAEGFEELAWETSAAGKTGTYRVELFVANKSKKSLGYTTVRVEEFQPDRLQVKTRLPGAPAEGWLDPRAAKARVAVRNLFGTPAAGSLAKLELTVRPWSGRVPGFPDYRFRGTVAANLPDQPMELGERATDAQGEAEFELPLASLGEPVYEIAVAGEGFEKGSGRSVVGVASALVSAQPFLLGHAADGPLDYIAKDSRRSLNLLALGPDLKPREAGTVRAELHETRYVSTLVKREDGLYAYQSVQRDELRKTETVELKGGKAALALATAAPGNFVLVFKNDMDEELNRLAYSVAGDGNVSRNIERNAELELRLNKKEYAPGEEIEVQIVAPYQGAGLVTIEQDGVLASRWIKTGTTASTHRIALPQGASGNAYLSVAFVRSLDSPEIYMSPLSYGVAPFAISRQPHTQEIKLSVPEQVQPGGGLEVRYRVQERTRLVLYAVDEGILQFAHYRDPAPLDTFFRKRALQVKTHQILDLILPDYALVQKLSAPGGDGDADIAGKYKNPFARKHKPPLAAWSGIVDAMPGEHVWTVPVPDYFNGSVRVLAVAVDAARIGVAGARSLARNSYVIQPQQPLVAAPGDEFDMGVLVANASGEGGDKTLEVSVSAGDALAVQAPNPQTVTLAPGQDGTVRFRAKAKDKLGPVEVRYRVAGGGKETSYGEEMSIRPSQPLLTTLQAGVLRVDEQRAGKARALDLTRDVYDTQRFAELAVSVTPGAYLRGIVEFLKSYPYGCTEQLASQAFPAVVLGANPELGLSAEDAGKLLERTLHSLQARQKHDGSFGYWTVADGGDPFYSMYATHLMLEARERGLRVPDAMFERALQYADEYAQTPRYQWSEHDAESYALYLLARSGRNVAERLRAFEAELERQWGQGGEHANRTRFLLGAAYKLHHLDADADRYFGEVQRQWKKTGLLPWGLQQDTEGLSLYLYLVGKHAPELLDAPDPEFGRYLIELSQDIVKQRMSSFRGSLALLGLGGLWSRFEQTGDKALNILAGQPPVPLALDGKTVKRTTLERTRRPLEIKGDGSWNLYYQLTERGYDKAPPAAPIAQGIAINRNLLNDKGEKIAQLSLRDKLHIRLALHPDRPMQDLAVVMLIPGGFEIDLGEDGLAGRRSLPIGDKPLWEPDYIDVQEDRVVFFGALDGGENYFEFRLKPLNTGTYAVPPVFAEGMYDTEILYRGLAETAQVKD, encoded by the coding sequence ATGGAAGTATTGCGATGGGGACCGGGAAACCTTTTTCCCCGTCTTTTTCTTGCGGCCATCCTGCCGATCCTGGCCGGCTGCGGAAAAGGCCAGGAAACGGTCAGCCCGTCGGTCTATCTGCTCAATCACCGGCATTGGACGCCAGCCCTGGTGCTCAATTTTCCCCAGGAGGTCGCCCCGCTGGGGGCGGTGGGCGAGGCGCCCGGGGTGCCACCCCAGCTGACTCCGCCCCTGGACGGCGCATGGCGCTGGGACGATCCGTCCCGCCTCGTGTTCCTGCCGGCCAGCACGACCATCCAGCCCGGCGCCGCGCTGACGATATCGCTGCAGGGCTTGAGCTTGCGCGAAGGTTACCGGATCGCCGCGGGTAGCCTGCCCTACCGCACCCCGCCGCTTTCTGTGCTTATCCAGACCTGCCGTTGGCAGGAGTCGCGGCAAGCGCCGTTCCAGCGTTCGCTGGAAGCGGTACTCGATTTCAACTATCCGGTCGAAACGCCCGCTCTTGCCGCGGTGCTGGGCAAAAACTCTCCCCTGGCCTTGCACTCGGACAAGGGCTCGCGCGTCACCGTGCATTCGGGCGCGCTGCTGCGGCCGGACAAGGACAGCGTCCTGCGGTTCGAAGTCAAGCCCGGCGACCTCCAGCTACGCAACCGCGATGGGGCCGGCGGCGCCGCGCTGCTGGCGCAAGGCACAAGCTGCGAACTTCCGGTGCTGCGCGCCGACTGGGACCGCCTCGGCGAACCGCAGAAACCCGCACCCACGGTCAGCGACATCGAACTCGGGCTGGAAGACGGCGGGCTGACCGTGCGCCTGAAGGGCAAGGACCTGACCCAGTCCGCGACCAAGACATCCGCCGGCGAGCCGGCCGGGAACGGCATCGCGCTCGAACCGGCGACGCCCGGCGTCTGGCGCTACGGGGAGGCGGCCGGCGGGCCGGACCTGATTTTCACCCCGGCACAGCCGCTGAAACCGGGCACGGCCTATCGGGTGGACCTCGACGCCGCGGCTTTCCCCGGCGCGGCCTTCGCCCAGCCCCGCATTTCCAAGCCTTACCGGACCGCCGAAATGCGCGGGGAAATCGGCGACATCCAGCTTTACAGCGATCCTGCCGACCCGGCCCGCAAGCGGATCACCGCCAGGCTCAGCTTTACCTATCCGCCCCAGCGGGAAAGTCTGGCGGCGAACGCCGCGGCGCTGCTGCGGGTAGAGCCCGCCAAGACCTTCACGGACCAGCGGGTGCGCTCGCTGCCTTACGAACTGGTTTACGACGAAAAGAATCCCCGGCTCGCCTATCTGAAAACCGCCCCCATCGCGATTCCGGAAGAACCCGGCGAGGTGAGAATCATCCTGGACAAGGGTATTCTCTCCAGCCTGGGCGGGGAGCCGCAGCGCGAGCAGATCGAACGGAACTTCCCCATCCCCGGCGCGAGGGACTATCTGAAGGTGACCGAGCTCGACAGCCGGAGCGTAGTCAAGGCCGACGGCGACATCGAGCGGCTGCTGGTGCTGCGCACCACCGTCCCGCTCAAGGACCCCGGCGCCCTGCCGCAATCGGTAGAAGCCTATCTGCTGCCCGACTGCCGGCAGGAAAATCCGCAACGCCCGGAACTGTGCCAAGCCCGCGAGATCGAGGAATGGACCAGCGCCGACCAGGCGGACGGCGACGCCATCGCGCTCGCCCAGCCTGTCCCCGTCGCCGCCAAGCCTGCCGAGGACGAGGACAAGACGCTGCGTTACCTGAGCTTCACGGCGCCGGAAAAGCGCCAGTTGCTGGTCCGGGTGAAGAAGGGCCTGGAAAGCGTGGACGGCTTCCGCCTGGCGGAAGATGCCCGCTACCTGGTCGAGCTGGGCGAAAATCAGCGCGAGCTGAAGATCCTGCACGACGGCGCCCTGCTGAGCCTGACCGGGAGCAAGAAACTGGGCGTGGCGGTGCGCGGGGTGAACAAGGTCCAGGTGGAACTGCAGCGGGTCCTGCCGCACAACCTGCACCATTTCGCCCGGTTCACCCGGGGCGACTTCCAGAATCCCTGGCTCCGGCTGTCCATCGAACATTTCGCCGAAAAATTCGCGTATGAGGAAGCCTTGCCGCCGGGCAAGGAAATGGCACGGCAGTATTTTGCCGTGGACTTCGGCCGTTTCCTCCGCGACAAGGGCTTTCCGCCCCGCGGCCTGTTCCTGCTGACGGTGAAGGAGAAAAAGGCCGAAGCGAAAACCTGCGGCGAACCTGAAAATGCAGAGGCCGGCGGCGAGCCGGACCCGACGGTAGCAGAGGTTTCCGCCGACCCCGCTGCGGACAGCGAAGAGGCGCCCGCCGACTGCAGCGAAGGCGAAGCCGAATCGGACGAAAGCGAGGGCACACCCCCGTCCGACACCCGGCTGGTCCTGTTGACCGACCTCGGCCTCCTGGTCAAGACCGGCAAGGACGGTCGCCAGGACGCCTACGTCATGTCCTTCCGCAGCGGCCAACCGGTCGCCGGCGCCGAGGTATCCCTGCTGGGAACGAACGGCGTGCCGGTTTCCAGCGGCAAGAGCGACGAACAGGGCCACGTCAGCCTACCTTCCACCGAGGGGCTCAAGGCGGAGAAGACGCCCGCGGTCTACCTCGCCGAGAAGGACGGGGACCTGGCTTTCCTGCCGTTCGCCCGCGACAACCGCCTGCTGGACGTCGCCCGCTTCGACATCGACGGCCTGCGCGACACCGCCGAGTCGCTGCACGCCTATCTGTTCTCCGACCGCGGCATCTACCGTCCGGGCGACACCGTGCACATCGGACTGATTCTGCGCAGGCGCGACTGGTCGGCATTGCCCGCCGGGCTCCCGCTCAAGGCCGTCGTCACCGATCCGGAAGACGCGGAGGTCATGAGCAAGACCCTGGCCTTCGGGGCGGAAGGTTTCGAGGAGCTGGCCTGGGAAACCTCCGCGGCAGGTAAGACCGGCACCTACCGGGTCGAACTGTTCGTCGCCAACAAGAGCAAAAAGTCGCTGGGCTACACCACGGTGCGGGTGGAGGAATTCCAGCCCGACCGGCTGCAGGTCAAGACGCGGCTCCCCGGCGCGCCGGCCGAGGGCTGGCTCGATCCCCGGGCCGCCAAGGCCAGGGTCGCCGTGCGCAATCTGTTCGGCACGCCAGCCGCAGGGAGCCTCGCCAAGCTGGAGCTGACGGTGCGCCCCTGGTCCGGCCGGGTGCCGGGCTTCCCCGACTACCGCTTCCGCGGCACGGTCGCGGCCAATCTCCCGGACCAGCCCATGGAACTGGGCGAAAGGGCGACCGACGCCCAGGGCGAGGCCGAGTTCGAGCTGCCGCTGGCGTCCCTCGGCGAGCCGGTGTACGAAATCGCCGTCGCCGGCGAGGGCTTCGAGAAAGGCTCCGGCCGCTCCGTCGTCGGCGTCGCCTCGGCCCTGGTTTCGGCCCAGCCCTTCCTGCTCGGCCACGCCGCAGACGGCCCGCTGGACTACATCGCCAAGGACAGCCGCCGCAGCTTGAATCTGCTGGCCCTGGGTCCGGACCTGAAACCGCGGGAAGCGGGCACGGTCCGGGCGGAACTCCACGAAACCCGTTACGTCTCCACCCTGGTGAAACGGGAAGACGGGCTGTACGCCTACCAGTCCGTCCAGCGCGACGAACTGCGCAAGACCGAAACCGTCGAGCTGAAGGGCGGCAAAGCCGCCCTGGCCCTGGCCACCGCCGCCCCCGGCAACTTCGTCCTGGTCTTCAAGAACGACATGGACGAAGAATTGAACCGGCTGGCCTACTCGGTGGCCGGCGACGGCAACGTCTCGCGCAACATCGAGCGCAACGCCGAGCTGGAGCTGCGCCTGAACAAGAAGGAATACGCGCCCGGAGAAGAAATCGAGGTGCAGATCGTCGCCCCCTACCAGGGCGCCGGGCTCGTCACCATCGAACAGGACGGGGTGCTGGCCAGCCGGTGGATCAAGACCGGCACCACCGCTTCCACCCACCGCATCGCCCTGCCCCAAGGCGCCAGCGGCAACGCCTACCTGTCGGTGGCCTTCGTCCGCTCGCTGGACTCGCCGGAAATCTATATGAGCCCGCTGAGCTACGGCGTGGCGCCCTTCGCCATCTCCCGCCAGCCCCACACCCAAGAAATCAAGCTCAGCGTGCCCGAGCAGGTCCAGCCCGGCGGGGGACTGGAAGTGCGCTACCGGGTGCAGGAGCGGACCCGGCTGGTGCTGTACGCCGTGGACGAAGGCATCCTGCAATTCGCCCATTACCGCGACCCGGCGCCGCTGGATACGTTCTTCCGCAAGCGTGCCCTGCAGGTCAAGACCCACCAGATCCTGGACCTGATCCTGCCCGACTACGCCCTGGTGCAGAAGCTGTCCGCGCCGGGCGGGGATGGCGACGCTGACATCGCCGGGAAGTACAAGAACCCCTTCGCCCGCAAGCACAAGCCGCCGCTGGCGGCCTGGTCCGGCATCGTCGACGCCATGCCGGGCGAGCATGTCTGGACGGTACCGGTGCCGGACTACTTCAACGGCAGCGTCCGCGTGCTGGCGGTCGCCGTCGATGCCGCCCGGATCGGGGTGGCCGGGGCCCGCAGCCTCGCCCGCAACTCCTACGTGATCCAGCCCCAGCAGCCGCTGGTGGCGGCGCCGGGCGACGAGTTCGACATGGGCGTGCTGGTGGCCAACGCCAGCGGCGAAGGCGGCGACAAGACCCTCGAAGTCTCCGTCAGCGCTGGCGACGCCCTGGCGGTTCAGGCGCCCAATCCGCAGACGGTGACCCTGGCCCCGGGCCAGGACGGCACGGTGCGTTTCCGCGCCAAGGCGAAGGACAAGCTCGGCCCGGTCGAAGTCCGCTACCGCGTCGCCGGCGGCGGCAAGGAAACCAGCTACGGCGAGGAAATGAGCATCCGGCCCTCCCAGCCGCTGCTCACCACCCTGCAAGCCGGGGTGCTGCGCGTCGATGAGCAACGGGCCGGCAAGGCCCGTGCGCTCGACCTGACACGGGATGTCTACGACACCCAACGTTTCGCCGAGTTGGCGGTGTCGGTCACGCCAGGCGCCTATCTGCGGGGCATCGTCGAGTTTCTCAAGAGCTATCCCTACGGCTGCACCGAACAGCTCGCCAGCCAGGCCTTCCCTGCTGTGGTGCTGGGCGCCAATCCGGAGCTGGGCCTGTCCGCGGAGGACGCGGGAAAACTGCTCGAACGCACTCTGCACTCGCTTCAGGCCCGCCAGAAACACGACGGCAGCTTCGGCTACTGGACGGTGGCCGACGGCGGCGATCCGTTCTATTCCATGTACGCCACCCATCTGATGCTGGAAGCCAGGGAGCGCGGCCTCAGGGTGCCCGATGCCATGTTCGAGCGGGCCCTGCAGTACGCCGACGAATATGCCCAGACGCCCCGTTACCAGTGGTCCGAACACGATGCGGAGAGCTACGCCCTGTACCTCCTGGCCCGCAGCGGCAGGAACGTGGCCGAGCGCCTGCGCGCCTTCGAGGCCGAGCTGGAGCGGCAATGGGGACAGGGCGGCGAGCACGCCAACCGCACGCGCTTCCTCCTGGGGGCCGCCTACAAACTGCACCATCTGGACGCCGATGCCGACCGCTATTTCGGCGAAGTCCAGCGTCAATGGAAGAAAACCGGCCTGCTGCCCTGGGGCCTCCAGCAGGACACTGAGGGGCTGAGCCTGTATTTGTACCTGGTGGGCAAGCACGCGCCCGAGCTGTTGGATGCGCCCGATCCGGAATTCGGGCGTTACCTCATCGAACTCTCGCAAGACATCGTCAAGCAACGCATGAGTTCCTTCCGCGGCTCGCTCGCCCTGCTGGGCCTGGGCGGCCTCTGGTCCCGCTTCGAGCAGACGGGCGACAAGGCCCTGAACATCCTCGCCGGCCAGCCGCCGGTGCCGCTGGCACTGGACGGCAAGACGGTCAAGCGCACCACCCTCGAGCGCACCCGCCGGCCATTGGAGATCAAAGGCGACGGCAGCTGGAACCTCTATTACCAGCTCACCGAGCGCGGCTACGACAAGGCGCCGCCGGCCGCGCCCATCGCTCAGGGCATCGCCATCAACCGGAACCTGCTCAACGACAAGGGGGAAAAGATCGCGCAGCTGTCACTGCGGGACAAGCTGCACATCCGCCTCGCTCTGCATCCCGACCGGCCCATGCAGGACCTGGCGGTGGTCATGCTCATCCCCGGCGGCTTCGAAATCGACCTGGGCGAGGACGGTCTGGCTGGGCGCCGATCCCTGCCGATCGGCGACAAACCGCTGTGGGAACCCGACTACATCGACGTACAAGAGGACCGAGTGGTGTTCTTCGGCGCCCTGGACGGCGGCGAGAATTATTTCGAATTCCGCCTGAAACCGCTGAACACCGGCACCTATGCCGTCCCGCCGGTGTTCGCCGAGGGCATGTACGACACCGAGATACTGTATCGGGGGCTGGCGGAGACGGCGCAGGTCAAGGATTAG
- the pbpC gene encoding penicillin-binding protein 1C, translating to MGLRRRQRITGLVIAATLLGPALWLGLGLIPPPLLVNRGDTSYAVTDRNGNLLRLSLSSDEKYRLWTPLAELPEALQEATLHYEDRWFYRHPGVNPVALARAAWTSFAAHGRWMGASTLTMQLARQRWRLRTGTLSGKLRQIGYALWLERHFSKQELLEAYLNLAPYGANIEGAGAAAWVYFRKSAGQLNNDEARALALIPQNPARRSPFTAHGKRALQQAWRTVYGDDPGFGRLWFRRREDLPLRAPHFAERLHELFYGASTLHSTLDPTAQGLTEDLLRSFIRQHRAQGIVNAAAMVIHAPTMEVLAYVGSADYLDRGIRGYVNGLKARRSPGSTLKPFIYALAIDQGLITPDTLLKDTPLWVGDYQPENFERNFYGPLSATDALVRSRNIPAIALMDRLQRPTLFQFLQRAGLRLPADEARYGLTLAMGGAEVSMEELLGLYGLLANGGEWRSPSWLGNPREQKSAPKASLLLSAEAAFLVREMLEANPPPQRSFGVRSFGRGRPVAWKTGTSSGLKDAWAVGLAGDLLAGVWLGNFDGTPNRHLVGRELAGPLLFGILEAIGLERPATQPRPLPPEALKRVEICPVSGALRSPWCPHGRTGWIIPGVSPLRPCTVHRQIHADPASGLRLCRGDEGRGEPRVAEFWDGDELELFRLAGVRRNLPPPFERPCEDPAGSDAGTQPPRILSPRPGVSYPVGAANNKLIEFSAVASGGRHRLFWFVDDVYVGEGGTLGWTGKAGDHLVRVVDEQGQSASATLLAVPAQ from the coding sequence ATGGGGCTCAGGCGCCGCCAACGCATCACAGGCCTCGTCATCGCTGCCACGCTTTTGGGGCCAGCGCTTTGGCTGGGTTTGGGGCTGATTCCCCCGCCCTTGCTGGTCAATCGGGGAGACACCTCCTATGCCGTCACCGATCGGAACGGGAACCTGCTGCGCCTGAGCCTGAGTTCCGACGAGAAATACCGCTTGTGGACGCCGCTGGCCGAACTGCCCGAAGCGCTGCAGGAAGCGACCCTGCACTACGAGGACCGCTGGTTCTACCGCCACCCGGGTGTCAACCCGGTCGCGCTGGCGCGGGCGGCCTGGACCAGCTTCGCGGCTCACGGCCGCTGGATGGGCGCATCCACCCTGACCATGCAACTGGCCCGCCAGCGCTGGCGCCTGCGGACCGGCACGCTGTCCGGGAAGCTCAGGCAGATCGGCTACGCGCTGTGGCTGGAGCGGCACTTTTCCAAACAGGAACTGCTGGAGGCCTACCTGAATTTGGCGCCCTACGGCGCCAATATCGAAGGCGCGGGTGCCGCAGCCTGGGTGTATTTCCGCAAGTCCGCCGGCCAGCTGAACAACGACGAGGCACGCGCCCTGGCGCTGATCCCGCAGAATCCGGCGCGGCGCTCACCGTTCACCGCGCACGGCAAACGCGCCTTGCAGCAGGCCTGGCGAACCGTCTACGGCGACGACCCCGGATTCGGCCGGCTGTGGTTCCGGCGGAGGGAGGACCTGCCACTGCGCGCCCCGCACTTCGCCGAACGGCTGCACGAACTGTTCTACGGCGCGAGTACGCTGCACTCCACGCTGGACCCGACCGCTCAGGGGCTGACGGAGGACCTGTTGCGAAGCTTCATCCGCCAGCACCGGGCACAAGGCATCGTCAACGCCGCGGCGATGGTGATCCACGCCCCCACGATGGAAGTCCTGGCCTACGTCGGCTCGGCCGATTATCTCGACCGCGGCATCCGGGGCTACGTCAACGGCCTGAAGGCGCGCCGATCGCCCGGCTCGACGCTCAAACCCTTCATCTACGCGCTGGCCATCGACCAGGGCCTGATCACGCCGGATACCCTGCTCAAGGACACGCCGCTCTGGGTGGGAGACTATCAGCCGGAGAATTTCGAGCGCAATTTTTACGGGCCCTTGTCCGCGACCGATGCCCTGGTCCGCAGCCGCAACATTCCCGCCATCGCCCTGATGGATCGGCTACAGAGGCCGACACTGTTCCAATTTCTGCAGCGGGCCGGGCTGCGTCTTCCTGCCGACGAGGCCCGCTACGGGCTGACCCTGGCCATGGGCGGAGCGGAAGTTTCCATGGAGGAGTTGCTGGGGCTGTATGGCCTGCTCGCCAACGGCGGGGAGTGGCGGAGCCCCAGTTGGCTGGGCAACCCGCGCGAGCAGAAGTCGGCTCCCAAGGCAAGCCTGCTGCTTTCGGCCGAAGCCGCCTTTCTGGTGCGGGAAATGCTGGAAGCCAATCCGCCGCCGCAGCGCAGCTTCGGAGTCCGCAGTTTCGGGCGAGGCAGGCCGGTGGCCTGGAAGACCGGGACCTCGTCCGGACTGAAGGATGCCTGGGCGGTAGGTCTGGCGGGCGATCTGCTGGCGGGCGTGTGGCTCGGCAACTTCGACGGCACTCCGAACCGCCATCTGGTAGGGAGGGAATTGGCAGGGCCCCTCTTGTTCGGCATTCTCGAGGCCATCGGCCTGGAGCGCCCCGCGACTCAGCCTCGGCCGCTACCGCCCGAAGCACTCAAGCGCGTGGAAATCTGTCCGGTCTCGGGCGCCCTCCGCTCGCCCTGGTGCCCTCACGGCAGGACCGGCTGGATCATTCCCGGCGTGTCTCCGCTACGGCCGTGCACGGTGCACCGGCAGATTCACGCCGATCCGGCCAGCGGCCTCCGCTTGTGCCGGGGCGACGAGGGCCGCGGCGAACCCCGGGTGGCCGAGTTCTGGGACGGCGACGAACTGGAACTGTTCCGCCTGGCCGGCGTGCGCCGCAACCTGCCGCCGCCTTTCGAAAGACCCTGCGAAGACCCGGCCGGGAGCGATGCCGGAACACAGCCGCCCCGCATTCTCTCCCCCCGGCCCGGGGTGAGCTATCCGGTCGGCGCGGCGAACAACAAACTGATCGAGTTTTCCGCCGTGGCCTCGGGCGGACGGCACCGCCTGTTCTGGTTCGTGGATGATGTCTACGTCGGCGAAGGCGGAACGCTCGGCTGGACCGGCAAGGCCGGGGACCACCTCGTGCGGGTAGTGGACGAGCAAGGCCAATCCGCATCGGCCACGCTGCTGGCGGTGCCGGCGCAATGA